From the Kitasatospora atroaurantiaca genome, the window GCTCCGGTTCAGCAGGCCGCGCGTGGGGGGCGGCGGAGGAGGAGATCAGGAGACGGCTGCGGGCGGGAAGCGGCGGGGTGGTCTTCACGCCGGCCGTGCACGGCACCGGGTGGGGCGCTCTTTGCGAAACCGCGATAACACGTGTAACCATTGGTACCACTCCCCCAGGTGCAGCACCAGTCTCGGTCGACCTGGAATGATGCAATCGTTATGTCGACTGAGCCGAGCACCCCGCCCCAGGTCACCAGCGCCGATGTCGCGCGCGCCGCCGGAGTGTCGCGGGCGACGGTGTCGTTCGTCCTGAACGACACGCCGGGCGCCCGGGTCAGCGAGGCGACGCGGACCAGGGTGCTGGCCGTGGCGAAGGAGCTGGGGTACGTGCCGCACGCCGCGGCGCGCTCGCTGCGAGCCGGGCGCAGCGACCTGGTGGTCGTGCCGGTGTCCGTGTCGGCGATCGGACGGCTGTTCAGCGAATGGGTCGACGAGGTCGAGACCGCGCTCGGCCGGCGTGGATACACGGTGGTCCTGCACGGCGACCGCACGTCCGATCCGGTCGCGGCCGCGCAGGTCTGGGCGCAGCTGCGGCCGGCTGCGGTGATCACGGTCAACGACAGCCGGATGACCGCCGAGGCGGCGAAGGTACTGGAGCGGGCGGGGGTACGGGCCGTCGTGGCGGGTGCGGCGGCGCCGGTGGAGGGGGTGTTCACGTTCGTCGGGGACCAGTCGGAGATCGGCGCCGCGGCGGTCGGGCACCTGGTGGAGCGGGGCAGGTCGCGGATCGGCGTGGTGATGCCGGCGGAGCGCGGCCTGTCGGCGTTCGCCCAGCCGCGTCTGGTGGGGGCCCAGCGGGCCGCCGACGAGCACGGTGTGACGATCACGCCGCTGCCGATGCGGTACACCGACGATGCTGCTTCGGCGCTGGCGCTGCTGTGCCGGGAACTGGAGCTTGACGGTGTGTTCGGCTACAACGACGAGTACGCGGCGCTGCTGAGCGCGGCCTTCGGTGACCACGGTGTCGCCGTGCCGCAGGACATCGCCGTCGTCGGTGCGGACGATCTGGTGCTCGGGCAGGTGGTGCGCCCCCGCCTGACCTCGATCCGGTTCCACCTGCCGAGCGCCGATCTGCTGGCCGAGGCGGTGGACCGCTTGGTGCACGACGGCACGGCGCCGGACCTGCCGCGGGTGTGGTTCGAGGTCGTGGCCCGGCAGTCCTCGTGACGCCTACGTGTTCTGCGACTCCAAGCCGGCGACCTTGATGACCTGGCACAGGCTGGGTTCGGCCGGCAGGGTGTGGAGTGCGACGAAGATCTGGCGGGCTTCGACGGCGTTCCAGTCGTCCGGCAGGCGTTCCACCGGCAGCCCGGGGTCGAGGTAGGGCAGGCGTCGCCAGTCGGTGAGCATCGGTACGCAGTCGAGAAACGAGCATCAGCCGGGCGTCCGGCAGCAGCCGGGCGGGGGGCCGCGCCGGCCGTCGCCCAGGTCATCCGGCGGCAGGGGCGGTGTCGGTCCGTAGCGGGGCGTCGGCGTAGGCGCCGGACAGGAGGTGACCGGCGCCCGGGGCGAGCGCGGGGAGGCCGAGGGAGCGGAGCATCTGGTGGACGGTGCAGACGGCGGCGGACACCACGGGCTTGCCCAGCAGCTGCTCGGCCTCCTCGATGGCGGCCAGCGAGGGCATCTGGACGCAGGCGGACAGCACGACGACGTCGGCGTCGGCGTGGTCGAGACGCTTGGCGATGGCGGGCAGCTTGGCCGGGTCGTGGGCGGCGACGTCGAGGTTGCCGGGGATTTCCAGGGCCGCGTAGTCGAGGACCTCGATGCCCTCGTTGGTCAGGTAGTCGACGACCGTACGGGTCAGTGGGCGCATGTAGGGGGCGACCAGCGCGATCTTCTTCGCGCCGAGGGTGTGCAGGCCGTTGACGAGGGCGCCGGCGCTGGTGACCACCGGGGCGGGGGTGCCGTTCTCGGCGGTGCGGGTGCGCAGGCGCTCCTGCGAGACGCGGTGGTAGCCGTGGCCCATGCTCATGATCGCGACCAGGCAGGCGTAGCCGAGGACGTCGACGGCGGCGTCGGAGAGTTCGACGGCGCAGCGGTCGGAGTCCGCGTCCATGGACCGCAGTTGCTCGGGAGTGACGTGGGTCATCCGCATGCGGCTGGAGTGGAAGGTGAAGCGCTCGGGGGCGATCGTCTCCCGGGCGCGCAGGATGGCGGGGACCTCGGTCTCCATGGTCACGTTCGAGCTGGGGACGATCTGGCCGATCCGGTAGGTGCGTGCCGACACGGGGCGCTCCCTTGTGTTCGTGGTGCGGGTGGGGTGGGCCGTGGGGCCGGGCCAGGGCAGGAATCCGGCCCCACGGGGTTCAGCGGGCGTCGACGACCGGGTTGGCGAGGGTGCCGATCCGCTCGATGGTGGCCTCGACCAGGTCGCCGGGCTGGAGGAACTGCGGCGGCACGTGGCCGGCACCGACGCCGGACGGGGAGCCGGTGGCGATGACGTCGCCGGGCTCCAGGGTGACGCCGGAGGAGATGTCGGCGATCAGCCGCTGGATCTTGAAGAGCATGTGGCGGGTGTTGGAGTCCTGCTTGGTGTCGCCGTTGACGCGCAGCGAGAGGTTGAGGTTCAGCGGGTCGGGGATCTCGTCGGCGGTGACGACGGCCGGGCCGAAAGGCGCGTAGGAGTCCTGGCCCTTGGAGAAGAACCACTGCCCGGAGCGGCGCTGGTCGCGAGCGCTGATGTCGTTGATGATGCTGTAGCCGAAGACGTGCTCCATCGCGTCGTCCTCGGACACGCGGAACGCGGTGCGGCCGATGACGACGGCGAGTTCGCACTCCCAGTCGAGCTGCTTGGTCAGGTCGGCGTTGTGCAGGATCGGCCGGCCGGGCCCGGTGACGGCGGTGGCCGGCTTCGAGAACAGCACCGGCCGGTCGGGGATCTCCCGGTCGGTGTCCAGGGTCCGGTGGGACTCGGCGACGTGCTCGACGTAGTTCAGCCCCACGCCGATGATCTTGCCGGGGCGCAGCGGGGCTTCAAGGGTGACGTCGGCGAGCTCGTGGACGGCATCGGCCGGGATCCCGCTCTCGAGCAGGGCCTTGGCCGCGTCAAGGGCAGGCTGCCCCGCCCGGATGAGCGAGAGCAGGTCGCCGGGCAGGTCGGTGCCGGCGGCCCGGGCCACGGCGGCGAGGTCGACCACGCGGTCGTCGAGCTG encodes:
- a CDS encoding LacI family DNA-binding transcriptional regulator, whose amino-acid sequence is MSTEPSTPPQVTSADVARAAGVSRATVSFVLNDTPGARVSEATRTRVLAVAKELGYVPHAAARSLRAGRSDLVVVPVSVSAIGRLFSEWVDEVETALGRRGYTVVLHGDRTSDPVAAAQVWAQLRPAAVITVNDSRMTAEAAKVLERAGVRAVVAGAAAPVEGVFTFVGDQSEIGAAAVGHLVERGRSRIGVVMPAERGLSAFAQPRLVGAQRAADEHGVTITPLPMRYTDDAASALALLCRELELDGVFGYNDEYAALLSAAFGDHGVAVPQDIAVVGADDLVLGQVVRPRLTSIRFHLPSADLLAEAVDRLVHDGTAPDLPRVWFEVVARQSS
- a CDS encoding maleate cis-trans isomerase family protein; the protein is METEVPAILRARETIAPERFTFHSSRMRMTHVTPEQLRSMDADSDRCAVELSDAAVDVLGYACLVAIMSMGHGYHRVSQERLRTRTAENGTPAPVVTSAGALVNGLHTLGAKKIALVAPYMRPLTRTVVDYLTNEGIEVLDYAALEIPGNLDVAAHDPAKLPAIAKRLDHADADVVVLSACVQMPSLAAIEEAEQLLGKPVVSAAVCTVHQMLRSLGLPALAPGAGHLLSGAYADAPLRTDTAPAAG
- a CDS encoding fumarylacetoacetate hydrolase family protein, with translation MRLVTYTPNDTSEAPARLGAQLDDRVVDLAAVARAAGTDLPGDLLSLIRAGQPALDAAKALLESGIPADAVHELADVTLEAPLRPGKIIGVGLNYVEHVAESHRTLDTDREIPDRPVLFSKPATAVTGPGRPILHNADLTKQLDWECELAVVIGRTAFRVSEDDAMEHVFGYSIINDISARDQRRSGQWFFSKGQDSYAPFGPAVVTADEIPDPLNLNLSLRVNGDTKQDSNTRHMLFKIQRLIADISSGVTLEPGDVIATGSPSGVGAGHVPPQFLQPGDLVEATIERIGTLANPVVDAR